A window of Hippoglossus stenolepis isolate QCI-W04-F060 chromosome 18, HSTE1.2, whole genome shotgun sequence contains these coding sequences:
- the zgc:63972 gene encoding protein CutA homolog isoform X2, with protein sequence MTFAATTRMLLQWCHKEALSHSALRSVLFMSLMLLVLSVSLYPGLWSIGVRLHSALTGSYVPGHHSVLLLNSPNEQAAKDIGRYYWKGEIQDASEILMLVKTKTSRIQQVTDYVRSVHPYANPEVLSFPVEDGSLAYMKWMDEAIPDD encoded by the exons ATGACATTCGCTGCCACCACCAGGATGCTCCTCCAGTGGTGCCACAAAGAGGCCCTCTCCCACTCTGCCCTCCGCTCGGTGCTCTTCATGTCATTAATG CTGCTGGTCCTGTCTGTGTCCCTGTATCCTGGGTTGTGGTCCATTGGCGTCCGGCTTCACTCAGCCCTCACGGGGAGCTACGTGCCAGGCCACCACTCGGTGCTGCTCCTCAACAGCCCCAACGAACAGGCAGCCAAAGACATCGGCAG GTACTATTGGAAAGGCGAAATCCAGGATGCAAGTGAAATTCTGATG ctggTGAAAACAAAGACCTCCCGGATCCAGCAAGTCACAGATTACGTGAG GTCTGTGCATCCCTATGCAAACCCAGAAGTCCTTAGCTTCCCGGTGGAGGACGGCAGCTTGGCTTACATGAAGTGGATGGATGAGGCCATTCCAGATGACTGA
- the zgc:63972 gene encoding protein CutA homolog isoform X1, whose amino-acid sequence MTFAATTRMLLQWCHKEALSHSALRSVLFMSLMLLVLSVSLYPGLWSIGVRLHSALTGSYVPGHHSVLLLNSPNEQAAKDIGRAIMERRLAASVNILCRTSTMYYWKGEIQDASEILMLVKTKTSRIQQVTDYVRSVHPYANPEVLSFPVEDGSLAYMKWMDEAIPDD is encoded by the exons ATGACATTCGCTGCCACCACCAGGATGCTCCTCCAGTGGTGCCACAAAGAGGCCCTCTCCCACTCTGCCCTCCGCTCGGTGCTCTTCATGTCATTAATG CTGCTGGTCCTGTCTGTGTCCCTGTATCCTGGGTTGTGGTCCATTGGCGTCCGGCTTCACTCAGCCCTCACGGGGAGCTACGTGCCAGGCCACCACTCGGTGCTGCTCCTCAACAGCCCCAACGAACAGGCAGCCAAAGACATCGGCAG ggCGATCATGGAGAGGCGGCTGGCAGCCAGTGTTAACATTCTCTGCAGGACCTCCACAAT GTACTATTGGAAAGGCGAAATCCAGGATGCAAGTGAAATTCTGATG ctggTGAAAACAAAGACCTCCCGGATCCAGCAAGTCACAGATTACGTGAG GTCTGTGCATCCCTATGCAAACCCAGAAGTCCTTAGCTTCCCGGTGGAGGACGGCAGCTTGGCTTACATGAAGTGGATGGATGAGGCCATTCCAGATGACTGA